Within Actinoplanes sp. L3-i22, the genomic segment CTAATTCCCTGACTTAACGGGCATCACCGGACAGTGTAGGGGCAGATCTTGTTCTCCGCTGGCCGACCCCCGAAAGACGGATGGTCACCTGCCGCGGAAGCCGGACCGGAACGTTACCGGAGGCCTGGCTCAGAACGCCGGTCAGGGTCGTCCACCACGGTCTGCTCCAGGATCTGGCGGAAGGCTCGCGCCACCGGGGACTCCGCGCCGGCCACGCGCTGCGCGGTGAAGATGGTCCGGCGGGGAGCATCCTCCAGCGCCAGGAGGCGGCACGACGTGGAGCGGCCCGCCCAGACCAGGTCCGGGATCAGGGCGACCGCGTTGCCGGACTCCACCAGGCGGATGTGGGCCTGCAGGTCGGCGGTCTCGTAGCGGACGTCCGGCTCGAAGCCCGCCCGCCGGCACAGCTGCTCGGCGAAGTGCCGGGAGGCCGCGCCGCGCGGTTCCATCACCCAGGGCATCTGGCGGGCCGAGTCCAGTGAGCCGACCGGGTGCAGCGACGCCTCCTCGGCCGGCAGCGCCAGCCGGATCGCGTCGGTGGTCAGATCGCGCCGGTCCAGCCCGGGGTGGTGTGGCGCGGCGTGCGCGGGGTATTGCTCTGCGATCACCATGTCGAAGTCGCGCGCCCAGGTCTCCCGCAGGGCCTCTTCCGGTTCCCGCTGGACCATCTCGACGCGTACGTCGGGAAAGCGAGCGGCCGTGAGGCGCAGCGCGGCCGGCATGAAAGCCAAGGCCGCGGATTGGAAGACCGCGACCCGGACCGTCCCGGTGACCCGGGTCGCGGCCGCCTGCAGGCGCGCCTCGGCCCGTTCCAGGGTGTCCAGGACCTCGCCGACCGAGGCGACCAGGACCTCGGCCTGCGGGGTGAGCCGGACCCGGCGGCCGGCCTTGCGCAGCAGCACCGTGCCGGTCTCCTTCTCCAGCTGGCTGAGCTGCTGGCTGACCGCGGACGGGGTGAAGTTGAGGGCCTCGGCGACGGCCGCGAGCGTGCCGCGGATGGCCAGCTCGCGGAGCAGGATCAGGCGGCGGATCTCCAGCATCCGCACACGTTAGCTGAACTGAAGATTACCGGTCATAAAGCATCGCTTTTCCTTACCCGATTACCGGACGCAGACTGGCGCTCATCACGGAAGGAGCATCCCGATGTCTGAGATCGCCGATGAGACGATCACCCTCGTCCGTCGCTGGCTGCACGAAGCGTCGACGGTCCCGGTCAAGGGTTCCGCCGCCCAGCTGGCCGGCCTGCTGCGCGACCCGAAGGGGCTGGCCTTCGCGGTCGGCTTCGTCGACGGCGTGGTCCGCCCCGAGGACCGCATGGTCAGCGCCCGGGCCCTGAACGCCCTGGCCGGCGACGTGCCGGGCTTCCTGCCCCTACATCTGAAGGCCGCGGTCAAGCTCGGCGGCGCGCTCGCCCCGATCATGCCCGGCGTGGTGGTCCCGGTCGCCCGGCGGGCGCTGCGGCAGATGGTCGGCCACCTGATCGTGGACGCGACCGACGCCCGTCTCGGTCGCGCCATTCGCAAAATCAAGAAGCGCGGCGTACGCCTGAACGTCAACCTGCTCGGCGAGGCGGTCCTGGGCCGGGGCGAGGCGTCCCGGCGGCTCGGTGACACCGAGCGCCTGCTGGCCCGCGCCGACGTCGACTACGTGTCGATCAAGGTGTCGTCGACGGTCGCCCCGCACAACCCGTGGGCGTTCGACGAGGCCGTCGACGACATCACCGAGAAGCTGCTCCCCCTGTTCACGACGGCCGCGAAGACCGGCAAGTTCGTCAACCTGGACATGGAGGAGTACAAGGACCTCGACCTGACGATCGCGGTCTTCACCCGGCTGCTGGACCGGCCCGACCTGCTCGGGCTGGAGGCCGGCATCGTGCTGCAGGCCTACCTGCCGGACGCGCTGAGCGCCATGACCCGCCTGCAGGTCTGGTCCGCGTCCCGCCGCGAGCGCGGTGGCGCCGGGATCAAGGTGCGCCTGGTCAAGGGCGCGAACCTGCCGATGGAGCGGGTCGAGTCGGCGCTGCACGGCTGGCCGGTCGCGACCTGTGACAGCAAGCAGGCGACCGACACCAACTACAAGCGGGTGCTGGACTACGCGCTGACCCCGGACCGGATCCGCAACGTGCGGCTCGGCGTGGCCGGGCACAACCTGTTCGACGTGGCCTACGCGTGGACCCTGGCCGGGCGGCGCGGGGTCCGGGACGGCATCGAGTTCGAGATGCTGCTCGGGATGGCCGAGGGCCAGGCCGAGGCGGTCCGGCGGGAGGTCGGCGGCCTGCTGCTCTACACGCCGGTGGTGCGGCCGGAGCAGTTCGACGTGGCGATCGCGTACCTGATCCGGCGCCTGGAGGAGGGTGCGAGCTCGGACAACTTCATGTCCGCGGTGTTCGAGCTGCACCAGAACGAGGCGCTGTTCGAGCGGGAGAAGGAGCGGTTCCTCGCGTCCTTGAACGACCTGGACGACGCGGTTCCGCAGCCGAACCGGGTTGTTGACCGATTTGCCGCAGTAAAGCAATCTGAAGTTGGACATTTCGTCAACAGTCCTGACACCGATCCGGCCGTCACCGCGAACCGGGATCGCATGCGCTCGATCCTGGCGAAGGTGCCCTCCTCGCAGCTCGGCCTGGAGCTGCGCAAGATCGAGACGCCGGCGGAACTCGACACCGCCATGGAGAAGGCCGCGGCCGCCAGCTGGGGCGGCGCGGACCGGCGTGCGGTTCTGCACCAGATCGGCCGCGCCCTGGAGAACAACCGCGACATTCTTCTCGAAGTGATGGCCGCCGAGGCCGGCAAGACGATCGACCAGGCCGACCCCGAGGTCTCCGAGGCGATCGACTTCGCCCACTACTACGCCGAGCTCTCGGATTCGTTCGAGAAGACGGACGGCGCGACCCCGGTCCCGGCCCGGCTCACCCTGGTCACGCCGCCGTGGAACTTCCCGGTCGCGATCCCGGCCGGCTCGATGCTGGCCGCCCTGGCCGCCGGCTCGGCCGTGGTGATCAAGCCGGCCGCCCCGGCCGAGCGCTGCGGCACCGTGCTCGCCGGGATCGTCCGCGACGCCCTGGCCGCCGCCGGCGCCGACCCCGACCTGGTCACACTCCTGCAGGTGGACGAGGGCACGCTCGGCGAGAAGCTGATCGCGCACCCGCTCGTCGACCGGGTGATCCTGACCGGCGCCTACGAGACCGCCGAGCTGTTCCGG encodes:
- a CDS encoding LysR family transcriptional regulator, with protein sequence MLEIRRLILLRELAIRGTLAAVAEALNFTPSAVSQQLSQLEKETGTVLLRKAGRRVRLTPQAEVLVASVGEVLDTLERAEARLQAAATRVTGTVRVAVFQSAALAFMPAALRLTAARFPDVRVEMVQREPEEALRETWARDFDMVIAEQYPAHAAPHHPGLDRRDLTTDAIRLALPAEEASLHPVGSLDSARQMPWVMEPRGAASRHFAEQLCRRAGFEPDVRYETADLQAHIRLVESGNAVALIPDLVWAGRSTSCRLLALEDAPRRTIFTAQRVAGAESPVARAFRQILEQTVVDDPDRRSEPGLR
- a CDS encoding bifunctional proline dehydrogenase/L-glutamate gamma-semialdehyde dehydrogenase is translated as MSEIADETITLVRRWLHEASTVPVKGSAAQLAGLLRDPKGLAFAVGFVDGVVRPEDRMVSARALNALAGDVPGFLPLHLKAAVKLGGALAPIMPGVVVPVARRALRQMVGHLIVDATDARLGRAIRKIKKRGVRLNVNLLGEAVLGRGEASRRLGDTERLLARADVDYVSIKVSSTVAPHNPWAFDEAVDDITEKLLPLFTTAAKTGKFVNLDMEEYKDLDLTIAVFTRLLDRPDLLGLEAGIVLQAYLPDALSAMTRLQVWSASRRERGGAGIKVRLVKGANLPMERVESALHGWPVATCDSKQATDTNYKRVLDYALTPDRIRNVRLGVAGHNLFDVAYAWTLAGRRGVRDGIEFEMLLGMAEGQAEAVRREVGGLLLYTPVVRPEQFDVAIAYLIRRLEEGASSDNFMSAVFELHQNEALFEREKERFLASLNDLDDAVPQPNRVVDRFAAVKQSEVGHFVNSPDTDPAVTANRDRMRSILAKVPSSQLGLELRKIETPAELDTAMEKAAAASWGGADRRAVLHQIGRALENNRDILLEVMAAEAGKTIDQADPEVSEAIDFAHYYAELSDSFEKTDGATPVPARLTLVTPPWNFPVAIPAGSMLAALAAGSAVVIKPAAPAERCGTVLAGIVRDALAAAGADPDLVTLLQVDEGTLGEKLIAHPLVDRVILTGAYETAELFRSFREDLPLLAETSGKNAIIVTPSADLDLAVKDVVSSAFGHAGQKCSAASLVVLVGSVAHSERFRTQLLDAVSSLEVGPPTEPRTQIGPLVEPAAGKLLEGLTTLGAGERWLLEPRKLDETGQLWSPGIRDGVRRGSAYHKTEYFGPILGIMTADTLDAAIDLVNEVDYGLTSGLHSLDAGEVRTWLDRVQAGNLYVNRGITGAIVRRQPFGGWKRSAVGAGTKAGGPNYLAGLSGWAPAPASVQADINNSAVRSLLTTAAATLTAEQLDSVTRAAGSDAAVWAESFGQAVDVSALGVERNVLRYLPTPVTVRLSAGAPVADLVRVLAAGRLAGAPVRVSSAAGLPAGLAPDAVVESDAEFAAGLDTVGRVRLLGGSAAALATATGGRPDLAVWAGPVVEAGRIELLPFLREQAVSITAHRFGNPLPMAAEVL